In Anguilla rostrata isolate EN2019 chromosome 1, ASM1855537v3, whole genome shotgun sequence, a genomic segment contains:
- the LOC135241247 gene encoding uncharacterized protein LOC135241247, whose product MSLRKCLLFVLLAIFFRLVGNQAEHGQPVQRVQVKVKVGDTAVLPCNVSAHMNGETEDNLYIRWVTNDLSSNYVCEFTKGKSHPHDDYRNRTEISKEKNSKHLYHLIINKTRLSDEGEYHCKLGKPGKPGEDAASVQLIVQGREENVSVVFGETLAIRLPVTGNARVRFAPASSSTEADVCTVRQNTLTPANAYASRAALENNALRLDRVTFADEGSYSVIDVATGRVMKTAVLAVEGLVKNRELHEGENLSIPLCCLSSPYIEFCGPAGNSTADGVCQGHVERLTVQNGSLTLSNFTAKDKGKYIVREKMGGVVLTLTLTLKTKAIPVGTQRTDRRLIVGVIAGILPLILVVISVYAYKWCTKRKMERETRRRAEQTEEQFPLSEIKSFADVEEK is encoded by the exons ATGAGCTTAAGGAAGTGTTTGCTGTTTGTCCTCTTGGCAATATTCTTTCGCT TGGTAGGAAACCAGGCCGAGCATGGACAGCCCGTGCAGCGGGTGCAGGTGAAGGTGAAGGTGGGGGACACGGCTGTTTTGCCCTGCAATGTCTCGGCGCACATGAACGGTGAAACAGAGGACAACTTGTACATCCGGTGGGTCACTAATGATCTGAGTTCTAATTATGTCTGTGAGTTCACCAAGGGAAAATCCCACCCTCATGATGACTACCGCAACCGAACTGAGATATCCAAGGAGAAGAACTCAAAGCATCTGTACCACCTCATCATTAACAAAACCAGATTATCGGATGAGGGAGAGTACCATTGTAAATTGGGAAAGCCAGGGAAACCTGGTGAAGATGCCGCAAGTGTTCAGCTTATCGTTCAAG GCCGTGAAGAAAATGTTTCCGTTGTTTTCGGGGAAACGTTGGCGATACGCCTGCCTGTGACGGGAAACGCGAGAGTCCGGTTCGCGCCGGCGTCAAGCTCCACCGAGGCCGACGTGTGCACTGTGCGGCAGAACACGCTAACACCAGCCAATGCGTACGCATCGCGCGCGGCGCTCGAGAACAACGCGCTACGGCTGGATCGTGTCACGTTCGCAGATGAAGGCAGCTACTCCGTCATCGACGTTGCCACGGGACGCGTCATGAAGACCGCTGTGCTGGCGGTGGAAG GTCTGGTGAAGAATCGCGAACTGCACGAAGGCGAGAAcctctccattcctctctgCTGCTTGAGCTCACCCTACATCGAGTTCTGTGGACCGGCAGGGAACTCCACTGCGGACGGAGTGTGCCAGGGGCACGTGGAGAGGCTTACTGTGCAGAACGGATCCCTGACACTGAGCAACTTCACTGCAAAGGATAAGGGGAAGTACATTGTACgggagaaaatgggaggagTCGTCCTGACCCTGACCCTCACTCTCAAAACCAAAGCCATACCTGTTGGAACCCAAAGAACAG ACCGGCGCTTGATTGTTGGGGTAATAGCAGGAATATTACCACTAATACTAGTGGTTATTTCAGTGTATGCTTATAAATGGTGCACCAAAAGAAAGATGGAGCGGGAAacgaggaggagagcagagcagacTGAAGAGCAGTTCCCCTTAAGTGAGATTAAGTCATTTGCGGACGTGGAGGAGAAGTGA
- the LOC135241270 gene encoding ribonucleoside-diphosphate reductase subunit M2-like produces the protein MLSSNPANRTPLSPKKENQRINDENTPPTFSKTRILASQTARKILADASNTNTKNQKSLSSSRTEKLKRLVDIKDEPLLRDNPRRFVIFPIQYHDIWQMYKKAEASFWTAEEVDLSKDMQHWEGLKQEERFFISHVLAFFAASDGIVNENLVERFSKEVQVTEARCFYGFQIAMENIHSEMYSLLIDTYIKDSAEREFLFNAIETLPCVRKKADWAMRWIGDSDASFGERVVAFAAVEGIFFSGSFAAIFWLKKRGLMPGLTFSNELISRDEGLHCDFACLMFSHLRQRPSETRVKEVIMDAVAIEQEFLTGALPVSLIGMNCALMKSYIQFVADRLLLELGFSKMYNVENPFDFMENISLEGKTNFFEKRVGEYQKMGVMSKAVDNTFTLEADF, from the exons ATGCTGTCTTCAAACCCTGCAAACCGGACACCACtctcaccaaaaaaagaaaaccaacgTATCAACGACGAAAACACC CCACCTACGTTCAGCAAAACGCGGATACTGGCCTCTCAAACGGCTCGCAAGATTTTGGCGGATGCGAGCAACACTAACACTAAG AACCAGAAGAGTCTATCATCCAGTCGCACAGAG AAACTGAAACGTCTTGTCGACATAAAGGACGAACCCTTACTTCGTGACAACCCCAGACGGTTTGTCATCTTCCCCATCCAATATCACGACATATGGCAAATGTACAAGAAGGCGGAAGCTTCCTTCTGGACCGCGGAAGAG GTTGACCTGTCCAAGGACATGCAGCATTGGGAGGGTCTGAAGCAGGAGGAGCGCTTCTTCATCTCCCACGTGCTGGCCTTCTTCGCCGCCAGCGACGGCATCGTCAACGAGAACCTG GTGGAGCGCTTCAGCAAGGAGGTGCAGGTGACGGAAGCCCGCTGTTTCTACGGTTTCCAGATCGCCATGGAGAACATACACTCTGAGATGTACAGCCTGCTGATCGACACCTACATCAAGGACTCTGCTGAGAG GGAGTTCCTGTTCAACGCCATCGAGACGCTGCCCTGTGTGAGGAAGAAAGCTGATTGGGCCATGCGCTGGATCGGTGACAGCGATGCCTCTTTCG gcgaGCGTGTGGTGGCGTTCGCGGCTGTGGAAGGGATCTTTTTCTCCGGTTCGTTTGCCGCCATCTTCTGGCTGAAGAAACGAGGCCTCATGCCGGGCCTGACCTTCTCCAACGAGCTCATCAGCCGAGACgag GGCCTGCACTGTGACTTTGCCTGCCTCATGTTCAGCCACCTGCGGCAGCGCCCGTCGGAGACGCGGGTGAAGGAGGTGATCATGGACGCCGTGGCCATCGAGCAGGAGTTCCTGACCGGGGCGCTGCCCGTCAGCCTGATCGGGATGAACTGCGCGCTCATGAAGAGCTACATCCAGTTTGTGGCCGACCGCCTGCTGCTCGAGCTGGGCTTCAGCAAG atGTACAATGTGGAGAACCCCTTCGACTTCATGGAGAACATCTCCCTGGAGGGGAAGACCAACTTCTTTGAGAAGCGTGTGGGGGAGTACCAGAAGATGGGGGTCATGTCCAAGGCTGTGGACAACACCTTCACTCTGGAAGCTGACTTCTAA